One window of the Streptomyces sp. NBC_00259 genome contains the following:
- the kdpF gene encoding K(+)-transporting ATPase subunit F: MTAENIVGLLVAVALLGYLVLALVKPERF; encoded by the coding sequence GTGACTGCCGAGAACATCGTCGGCCTGCTCGTCGCCGTCGCCCTGCTGGGCTATCTCGTCCTCGCCCTCGTCAAGCCGGAGAGGTTCTGA